AACGCCACGTTTTTTTTGATAGGTACCAAGCAGCAGCAAGCCCTGATCCCCGGGTTCAAAAAACGCATCAGAAATCTGTTCAAATGGTGTAAAAGGAGTTTTGGAAGAAGTGGCAAGCTCAAGGAACTGATAGCTTCTAGGCGTAAAGGTGGTAGTAGCACTGCTATAAAAGGCTTGTTTTTGATCAGAAGATAGTGCAAAGAAAGGTAACTCCTCTTTTGTCTCAAACCATTTCTTGATTTTATTTCCCCTATCATCAAACTCGAATACTGTGTAGAGAGGGGGCTCTGCTCCGGCCTGTAGCTGTAGCTGATTTGCTTTTTCAAGATTGGTGAAACTTTCCCCAAATGAGTATAGCCCAGCATATAACCGATTGGTTCCAGGAATGGGTTTTGCAAACTTAACGGTGGTATCCTCCTTATTGGGGTCCCACCAGAATCGGAATTGCTTATGATCCAAATCATAGGAAGCGAGTGGCATGATATGATTGTCTGTTGCTTTTTTGGAGGAAGCAGCCAAAATTACTTGTTTATCAATAACAAACAATTCATTGATAGCGAATAAATCAGTTGTAAGCGTCTGAGATTGCTTTGATGTCAAATCATACACCTGTAACTGATCGGCTAACCCAGATTGATCGCGTCCGGTATAGTAAATCACCTGTCGTTTGACATCCACAGCAGTTAAAGGGTACTGCGATGTATACGGTACTTGTCCTCGCATCAATAATTTTTTCGTAGATAGGTCATATTCATAGATAGTGGATAAAAGCTGGTCACCTTCGCCTGCTGTTACAGTAATGGAGAGATAAGGTGATTTGGTAGGGCTACAAGAAACAAGTAAGGTAGAAAGTATCAAAAAGAAAAAGAGGAGTTGTTTTTTCATTGATTAGAATCTCCTGAATAATGTGGTGAATTGCGATATTACTTATTTTACATAATAATAGCGGCCAGGGAAACTAGTATAGTCTGAGACTTTTTCACCAAAATCCGCAAGAGTAGGCTGCCAAACATCGAGGACTGCATCTGGTAAGGCACCTATATCATTTTTATATACATAGACAATGCGATCATTATTAAAATTGCGAACACGAATCGAGGTATTGCTTTTTGGATTATCGTATACGCCTTTAGTAGCGGCGTCATATTTTTTAAGTCGATTATCATGATCTCCGATTGCATCAGTGAAGTTGGTGACACGTCCTGTACCTTCAACATCGGTAGCAGTCGCAATAATCTTGTTTTTGTGCGCACCCCACGGGCCATAAGTACCTGGGGTTGCTGGTCCCTTTGCCCAAGCTGCTAACACATTTACTCCGTCTAGGGTTACCTTATACAGATCTCCCTCCGCATTGTAGTAGGCAAGCATTCCCTCTTGAGGTTCAATCTCGTTATATGCGATTTCTGGGTGTACAGGCAATTGGGCTAGCTCCTCATCAGTTACAATTTCTGAGTGCTGCATTTTTTCTAGTATTTCAACTGAATATTCTTCATTAGCTGAAAGTGCTTTTACCTGTGATGGTTTAGCTTCTTCCTTCACCGTAAATGTTCCATTTGAGAATGCAAGAACAGTTTTACCAGGCATCTTTTCGGGCAGATCCTCTACTGTAAGCTTGTCCTTAGATGCTATTGATGTAGCGGTACCATCCCATGCAAAAACGCTAGACGTACTTAATAAGCTAACAAGACCGATGGCTGCAAGTGACATTTTTTTCATAGAATAACAATCCTCCTAAAAATTATGATATAAAACAAATTTCTTCTATATTATTTTAAAATTCAGAAAAATTCAATAAAATTTACCGATAGTTGTTGCCGATATTTTCTTTTCAGGATAGCTATTCTTTTTTGTAGGGGGTACTCTAGTCATTTGCGATGCATATAAAAAAGCTTGGAGAATGAAACTCCAAGCTTTTTCGCTGAGATTAGCTCGTCTTTAATCTGTTGTTTTAGGTTCTTTTATTTTACGTGCAATTCTTGTTTGGCTAATGGTTTCATAGTAAAATTGCCGTTTTCTTCGTAGGATGATCAGTACGAAGTGAAGTACTAACACGGACTGATATAAGAAAACTACTCCAAAAATCATAATATAGAGCAGCGGATAGTATGATAGGGTGGTTGGCAATCCATTCAGGATAAAATAACCTATGGAGGTAATTCCGATATTCCCGATATAGAAGGAGATGTTCCGCTTGGCGATCTCTTTTATTGTTAGCTCCTGATGTGCGGTGGATACAACCCTAAGACGCAATAGCCATAGTCCAACGGTTTGCCCTTTGCATAAATAGGTCATTCCTATAAAGTAAAGAATGAAGCAGGCAATGGTAATGATCGGATACTGAAATGTCGTAACCCCCCAGTTCGTAGAAGGCGTATTTCTAACAAACAAATCCGTAAACACAGATGTTAGCTTTTCTACGATTAGAGAATCAATCATGAAGGCCAACAAACGATGTATGTAGCCAACAGGCTTTTCGTCTAAGTTAATCCCTTGATCTAATTGATCCTTAGGAGGGAACATGATCAGTAGAAATGGCGCTATGAAAAATCCAGCTACTGCACCGGACGTATTTAGCATCAAATCATCAATATCAAATAGACGATATGGACAAGTATAAAAGCCATAGAGGGCAGTTAGCTGTGTTATTTCAAAAAAGAGTGACGTTGCAAAGCCTACACCTAATGCAAACTTCCAACCTTTCTTAAAGAAATACCGTACATAGACACCTAATGGCAACAATAATAGGAAGTTAAAGGCTGCTTGCAAAAAGGCACGTTCTCGTAAGGCCGACAGATAGGTAGCTGGTTTGGACCAGACAAGATTTGTCTCCTTGAGAAAGTCTTGTACAAAGGAAAATGGCTGTAAATTGTAATAAACGGTTCCCGGTGATTGCATGGAACAAGTATCAATGATGTCCGGCAAAGGTAGAATCACTAGAAAATAGGCACATAGTGCGTAAAACAAAAAGGAAGACAGGAAAAGGACACGATACCTATTGATGTAACCATAGCGTCTATAGCTAAAGATCATATAAGGAACAGTCAAGACGAAGGCTACAAGGAGAAAGATGAATAATGCAGTTTGAATTGGTACGAGATAGGCTCCCATTTTGACACTCCTTAGATGATGGAATAGAGGAAGTTTGCAGATTGGCACTCCCAGCTCTCATTTTAACAAAAAAAACAATATTTGAATCGTATACTTTTGCAACTTCAGAGAAAAAAGTGTTAGACAGCCTTTCGTACATCCTCTTCGAAATGAACAATAAACGAAATGCTTTCTTACTTAAATAAGCCTTGAGGTCTTAGAAAGACTCAAGGCTAGTACCCATGGATTCCGTAATAACATCATTCATTTTTAAGATTTTGGGATGCTTTGTGTTTGGTGTCTCTTTTGGCCTAAAAAGGAAGTACCAATCACTCCGACTATAATCATGGCTGCTCCTACGTAATGGTAATACCCTAATTCCTCTTGTAGAAAAATGACCCCAGCTAGCATTGAGATAAGTGTTGAAAGGTTGTTAAAT
The nucleotide sequence above comes from Brevibacillus laterosporus LMG 15441. Encoded proteins:
- a CDS encoding VanZ family protein, which encodes MGAYLVPIQTALFIFLLVAFVLTVPYMIFSYRRYGYINRYRVLFLSSFLFYALCAYFLVILPLPDIIDTCSMQSPGTVYYNLQPFSFVQDFLKETNLVWSKPATYLSALRERAFLQAAFNFLLLLPLGVYVRYFFKKGWKFALGVGFATSLFFEITQLTALYGFYTCPYRLFDIDDLMLNTSGAVAGFFIAPFLLIMFPPKDQLDQGINLDEKPVGYIHRLLAFMIDSLIVEKLTSVFTDLFVRNTPSTNWGVTTFQYPIITIACFILYFIGMTYLCKGQTVGLWLLRLRVVSTAHQELTIKEIAKRNISFYIGNIGITSIGYFILNGLPTTLSYYPLLYIMIFGVVFLYQSVLVLHFVLIILRRKRQFYYETISQTRIARKIKEPKTTD